The genomic DNA AAAGCGCCACGCCCATGCTTACGCGTTTGATCCCGGCCTTCTGCAGCTCGGCCAAAGGTAGCGTCCCGCTCATCGTGCCCACGACGAGGTTCACCGGCTTGGGTGCTACGGCTTTGACGATGGCTCTTACAGCATCCATGTCGGTCGGGTAGGGCGCATAAAGAACATCGGCACCCACGTCGGCAAACGCAACCAGGCGCCGGATGGTGTCGTCCAGATCGGGCCGGCCCTGGAGGTAGTTGTCACAGCGTCCGGTGAGAAGGATTCGCCCTTTGGCTGCCTTGGCGGCATGGCGCATGCGTTCTACCGCATCGTCAAACTCGCGGATGGGGCGGGCCGGATCGCCTGAGGTGTCTTCGATGCCGATGCCGGCCAGTCCCCAGGCGATTGCCGATTCGACGGTTGCCGCAACATCGCTCGGCGTCTCCCCGTAGCCGTCTTCGAAATCGCCGTTGATCGGCAAGTCGGTGAGATCGCCGAGAAGCTTGGCATGCGCCAGGTGTTCCTCGAGCGTCACCGCATGCCTGCCATCGAGGCGTCCCAGTGCCGAGGCGATGGCCGCCGAAGACGTTCCCAAGGCCTTGAAGCCCGCCTGCTTCAGGATGAGCGCCGAGGTTCCGTCCCACGGATTGGGCATGACGAAGCCGATGTCCTGTTGATGCAAGGCACAAAAGCGCTCATACAGTTCGGGTTGCGTAGCCATGGCGACATCTCGGGGCGATGAGGAAGGCAAGGACCTTACACTCATCGGCGCGAACGAGAAACACGCAAGGGGTCGCGATGGAAGCCCAAATTCTTCGCAGGTGCGACTTCAGTCGCGACCCACGCTTACGTCACGGCCGGTCGCGACTGAAAGGGTCTTCTAAAAACCCTTCCTATCCGTCGTCCCGGCGAAAGCCGGGATCCAGTGCCTTATGCTTCAACGTGCGAAAGACACTGGGCCCCGGCTTTCGCCGGGGCGACGATGAAAACTGAGGCTATTCGAGGTTCTCTGAAGTCGTTCCTACAGAGACGCAGGAGGCTTTCGAGTGTCTGGTGCCCGGAGCGGGAATCGAACCCGCATACCCGCGAGGGTGAGGGATTTTAAGTCCCTTGCGTCTACCAATTTCGCCATCCGGGCAGCGATGGAGCCGTGCCAACTGCAGATCGTAACATGCGGTACCCAGCAAGCTCATCCATGCGGGTCATCTACAATGACTGTGAGGGTTAAAGATTTTTTCAGTCAGGCTTTTCTGAATTTGCACTTTTCAGTGCTGTCGTCGCTTTCCTGTTACGGATGACGCTTGCAATGAATTATCGTGCATCCTAAGTTCAGGCTTCCTACCCAGGGAGGGAATAAACGTGATCAAAACTATAATCATCGACGATCACGAACTGGTCCGTACCGGTTTCAAGATGATTTTGGACAAAGAGCACGACATCACTGTCGTCGCCGAGGCAGGCACGGCCGAGGAAG from Dyella sp. GSA-30 includes the following:
- a CDS encoding isocitrate lyase/phosphoenolpyruvate mutase family protein, yielding MATQPELYERFCALHQQDIGFVMPNPWDGTSALILKQAGFKALGTSSAAIASALGRLDGRHAVTLEEHLAHAKLLGDLTDLPINGDFEDGYGETPSDVAATVESAIAWGLAGIGIEDTSGDPARPIREFDDAVERMRHAAKAAKGRILLTGRCDNYLQGRPDLDDTIRRLVAFADVGADVLYAPYPTDMDAVRAIVKAVAPKPVNLVVGTMSGTLPLAELQKAGIKRVSMGVALYSRAMGDLRKAAQQLVDGDLASASEGMSFKDIKTMISDATAHKAP